The nucleotide window ACGATCCGCGCGAACTTGCCGAGCAGATACGCCTTCTCGTTGGTGAGCCCGCCGCCGCCGAACACTCCGCACGCGTCCGGGCCATGTTCCGTACGCGTGCGGGTGAGCCCCTCGGCGATCCGGTCGAGTGCCTCCTCCCAGGAGGCGGGCTCCAGGACGCCCGCCCTTCTGACCAGGGGAGTGGTCAGCCGGACCCGGGACGAGAGCACCGCCGGCGCCGTACGTCCCTTGCCGCACAGCGCGCCCCGGTTCACCGGGAAGTCCGGGCGCTCGACCACCGCGACGCCACCCTCCGGCTCGGGCGTGAGGCTCATCCCGCACTGCAGGGCGCAGTACGGGCAGTGGGTGGGCGTCGCGGAGGTCTGCATACCGTTCAGCGTGCGTCGAGCGTGTTACGCGCCGCGACGAACCTCGTTACGCGGCCGGGACGGGGACCTCCCGACGGGCCCGGCGACGGCGTGAGGGCCCCGTCTGTCCCGGTTCTGTCACCGTCTGCGGTCGCGGTACCGAGAGGCGCCTCGACGTCCGTCTCGGCGTGCTAGGAACTACGGGCGCCACCGGGACGGGGGTCACCCGGTACGACCGATGTGGCGCGTGTCCTGTCACATGGCCCCATAGGGCCGTAGGGGGAGAGGTAACCCGTAGTGAACCGCATGCGCACGACCGCCGCCGTCCTGGGCGCAGCCGGCGCCCTGACCGCCGCTCAGCTGGGCCTCGCCGGGGCCGCGTCCGCGTCGACCGCCGCGCCGACCGAGGCCGCCTGCCCGATGGAGGTCACCTACCTGTCGAAGTTCTACCTGGACAAGAACAACTGGGTGACCAACGGCGGCCTCCGCTTCGGCCTCAAGAACGTGAGCAAGAAGCAGACCTTCAAGGAGGTCAGCCTCAAGGTCCAGAACACCAAGGGCCTGCGCTTCGGCAAGGCGACCGTGACGACCAAGGGCGCCCGGATCACCCAGAAGACGAACCAGATCGTCAAGATCGCCGCCAAGACGCTGAAGCCGGGCAAGAGCGCCGCCTTCAAGGTCAGCACACACATGCTGAACACCCAGAAGTACGAGGTGAAGTTCACCGTGTACGGCAAGACCTCGGCCGGCAAGAAGTGGGCCTGCGCCGTGGACCAGGGCACGTGGGGCACCGTCCACCAGAGCTAGCTCCTGCCGTTCGGATCACGCCTGGGCCGGTCGGGGCCCAGGGCACGCCCTAGCGGTCCGAGGCGAGCGCCTGAGCCACTCCCGGTTCCTCGGGTCCGAGGAACCGGGGGTCCGGCTCGAACAGCGCGTCCAGGGAGGCCTTGCCCGCGGCGAACAGCTCCCGGGTGGCGCCGTAGTACCAGGTCTCGTCGTGCCGGTCCTGGACGCCGACGCCGTACGACTCGACGCCCGCCTCCTGGCACAGGGCGACCGCGCGGCGGATGTGGAAGGCCTGGCTGATGAGGATCGCCCGGTCGACACCGAAGATCTTCTTGGCACGGACACAGGAGTCCCAGGTGTCGAACCCGGCGTAGTCGCTGACGATGCGCTTGTCGGGAACGCCGTGCTCGGTGAGATACGTGCGCATCGCGTCCGGCTCGTCGTACTCCTTGCGGCTGTTGTCACCGGTGACCAGCAGGACCTCGACCCGGCCCGAGCGGTACAGCTCCGCCGCCGCGTTCAGCCGACGCGCCAGATACGGCGACGGCTCGCCGTTCCACAGCCCCGCGCCGAAGACCATCGCCACCTTCGTTCGCGGTACATCCGCGGTCGTCCGGAGCCGGCCGTCGGCGGCCGTGAACATCCACGTGGCGGGAAGCAGCGCCAGTACGCACAGCAGCATGACCACCTGCACGGCCCGCCGCCGCCCCGCACGCGTACGCGGCATACGAGGCAGACGCAGCCGCCGCTCCACGCGTCGCAGCACGCCTCGCATCACCGTGATCCCCCGTCCGCCCCGACCGGTCTTCGACCGTCTCCGTCCTCGGCAAGACGTCATCCGCAGCGATCCGGTTCATTGTCCACACCGTGACACGCTTCACTCGGATCAGCGGAAAGGGCAGGTCAGCACGCCTCACACACCCCTACCCGCCCACTGTGATCCCGTGGAAAACACCCGTTATTCGGGCGCAACCGGAAGGCAACGTCCTCCCGCCACCATCGGTTCATGACGGCGACTCACCAGAGGACCACTCAGCCGGCCGGCCAGCTCGGTCGCGTCTCCCGCGACGGAACCCGGCGCCGCCCCGCCGCGCCCGCCCTGGTCCTCGTGGCCCACGGCAGCCGTGACCCCCGCGCACTGGCCACCGTGCGGGCCCTCATAGACCGCGTACGCGAGCAGCGCCCCGGTCTCTCCGTTCACCTCGGCCACATCGAGCTGAACGAGCCCCTGCTCCCCGACACGCTCGCCGCCCTCGGTGACCGGGAGGCGGTACTCGTCCCGCTCCTCCTCAGCCGCGGCTACCACGTCAAGCAGGACATCCCCGAGATGGCCGCGGCAGCGGAGGCACGCACGCGCGTGGCCGCCCCGCTCGGCCCGCACCCCCTCCTGGTGGAGACCCTCCACACCCGCCTCGTCGAGGCCGGCTGGCGCACCGGGACGAACGAGCGCGCCGCCGTCGTCCTGGCCGCCGCCGGTTCCCGCGACCCCGAGGCGGCCGTCGACGCGGGCCGCACCGCCGCGCTCCTCGCCGACCGCCTGGGCGTCCCCGTCGTCAACGCGTACGCCTCCGCCGCCGCCCCCACGGTCCACGAAGCCGTCCGCTCCCTGACCGCGAGCGGCCACCACCGCATAGCCGTGGCCTCCTACTTCACGGCCCCCGGCCGCTTCGCGACGGAGTGCGCGAACGCGGCCCCTCGGATCGCCGCGGCCCCCCTGGGCGCCCACCCGGCAATGGCCCGCCTGGTCCTGCACCGCTACGACGAGGCGATGGCGACGCCGGGGACGATCGTGCAGCGGGCGCTGGCAGGAGCACCCCTTTAGGCACGCGGGCTGTATCGATGTGGGGCTCCGCCGCGTGGGCGCGAGCAACCACGAACAACCCGCACCCGCCGTAAAACAGAACCCGGCAGACGAGTAGGCCCCCTTTTGTCACACCCTCCGCTTACTGTCGAGACATGGAAGGCGAAAACCACATCTCACCCCCCGGCTACGACCCGACTTCGGCCGAACGCTGGGTCACAGAGCCGGACAAACGCCCAGGCCGCACCGCCTTCCAACGCGACCGCGCCCGCGTACTGCACTCCGCGGCGTTGAGACGTCTCGCAGGCAAAACCCAAGTGGTGACGCCCGGCACCCGCAGTCAAGCCTGGGACGCCAGCCCCCGCACCCGCCTGACGCACTCCCTGGAGTGCGCCCAGGTCGGCCGAGAACTGGGCGCCGCCCTCGGCTGCGACCCGGACCTCGTCGAGGCGGCCTGCCTCTCGCACGACCTCGGCCACCCCCCGTTCGGCCACAACGGCGAACAGGCCCTCAACGAATTCGCCGAGGACTGCGGCGGCTTCGAGGGCAACGCCCAGTCCCTGAGGCTCCTGACCCGCATCGAACCCAAACGCTTCACCGCCGAAGGCACCCGCTCGGTGGGCCTCAACCTCACCCGCGCCACCCTGGACGCCGCCACCAAGTACCCCTGGTCGCGCGGCTCCCACCCCACCGACCCCAAGTCGCCGAAGTTCGGCGTCTACGAGGACGACCGCCCGGTGTTCGACTGGGTCAGAGAGGGCGCCCCCGGCACCCGTACGACCTTCGAGGCGCAGGTCATGGACTGGTCCGACGACGTGGCGTACTCGGTGCACGACCTGGAGGACGGTCTGCACGCCGGCCACATCGACCCCAACGTCCTGCAGGCCGAGCCGGAACGGCAGGCGGTGTTCGAGGTGGCCCGCGGCCGTTACGTCCCCGCCGACACCGACCCGGCCGAGCTCGCCGAGGCCCTCGACCGCCTGCTGGACCAGGAGTGGTGGCCGCACGGCTACGACGGATCGGCCGTCGCGCAGGCCCGGTTGAAGGACGCCACCAGCCAGCTCATCGGCCGCTTCTGCCTGGCCGCCGAGGGCGCGACCCGACAGGCGTACGGCAGCGGCCGCCTCAGCCGGTACGCCGCCGAACTCGTCGTCCCGCACGGGACCCGGCTGGAGTGCGCGGTGCTCAAGGCCGTCGCCGACCGGTATGTGATGCAGCGCGCCGAGCAGGCGCGGCTCCGCGCCGACCAGCGGATCGTCGTCGCCGAACTGGCCGAGGCGCTCACGGCCCGCGCACCCGACGGACTCGAACCCCAGTTCCGTGCCACGTTCGACCGGGCGCCGGACGACCGCGCGCGCAAGCGGGTGATCGTCGACCAGATCGCCTCCCTCACCGACGCCTCGGCCCGCACGCTGCACGCGAGACTGACGAGACGGGTGTGACTCGTACGTGACCCTCCGTGGCCTGATCGGGTCACTCCCTCTTCCCGCTTCACGCAGTGTGCGGGACGCTCGCATATGGCGGCACCCTCAAAGAGGAGGCAACAAGTGGTCGACGCGGATCAGACATTCGTGATCGTCGGAGGTGGTCTCGCCGGCGCCAAGGCGGCCGAGACGCTCCGCGCGGAGGGTTTCACCGGCCGCGTGATACTGATCTGCGACGAGCGCGACCACCCCTACGAGCGTCCGCCCCTGTCCAAGGGCTATCTGCTCGGCAAGGAAGAACGCGACAGTGTCTTCGTCCACGAGCCGTCCTGGTACGCGCGCAACGACATCGAACTGCACCTCGGCCAGACCGTCGACGCGATCGACCGCACCGCGAAGACCGTCCGCTTCGGCGACGACGGCACCCTCGTCCACTACGACAAACTGCTCCTCGCGACCGGCGCCGAACCCCGCCGTCTGGACATCCCGGGCACGGACCTCGCGGGCGTCCACCACCTGCGGCGCCTCGCCCACGCCGAGCGCCTCAAGGGCGTCCTCACCGCCCTCGGCCGGGACAACGGGCATCTGGTGATCGCCGGCGCGGGCTGGATCGGCCTGGAGGTGGCGGCCGCGGCCCGTGAATACGGCGCGGAGGTCACGGTCGTCGAGCCCGAGGCCACCCCGCTGCACGGCGTCCTCGGCCCCGAGCTGGGCAACCTCTTCGCCGAGCTGCACCGCGAGCACGGCGTCCGCTTCCACTTCGGCGCGAAACTCACCGGGATCGTCGGCCAGGACGGCATGGTCCTGGCGGCCCGCACCGACACGGGCGACGAGCACCCGGCGCACGACGTCCTCGCGGCGATCGGCGCGGCCCCGCGGGTCGGACTCGCCGAAGCCGCGGGCCTGGAGATCGCCGACCGCGCCCACGGCGGGGGAGTGGTGGTCGACGCACAGCTGCGCACCTCGGACCCCTCGATCTACGCGGCCGGCGACGTCGTGTCGTTCCCGCACGCCCTCTTCGACACCCGCCTGCGCGTCGAGCACTGGGCCAACGCGCTGAACGGCGGCCCGGCGGCGGCCCGCGCGATGCTCGGCCGTGACGTCACGTACGACCGTGTGCCCTACTTCTTCTCCGACCAGTACGACATGGGGATGGAGTACTCGGGATGGGCGCCCCCGGGCTCCTACGACCAGGTGGTGATCCGCGGGGACGCGGGGAAGCGGGAGTTCATCGCGTTCTGGGTGAAGGAGGGGAGGGTGCTGGCCGGGATGAACGTGAACGTGTGGGATGTCACTGAGCCGATCCAGCGGCTGATCCGGTCCCGGGCGCGGGTGGATGTGGAGGCGCTGTCGAGTCCACAGGTCTCGTTGGAGGGCCTGATCCCCTAAGGGGCTGCGGGATGGGGGGCGTGGGGCCGAGTGCGGGTGGTGTGTGGTTGCTCGCGCCCACGCGGCGCAGCCGCAGATCACATACAGCCCCGCGCCCCTTACGGGGGCGCTCCCGTGCCCCGTGGCTGTCGGCGGACCCCCTTAGAATCACTGCGTGGCAGGACGGATCAACGACGAGGACGTGAAGGCGGTTCGGGACGCGGTCCCGATCGACGCCGTGGTGTCCGAGTACCTCCAGCTGCGCAACGCGGGCGGAGGGAACCTCAAGGGGCTCTGCCCGTTCCACGACGAGAAGTCGCCCTCCTTCCAGGTCAGCCCGAGCAAGGGGCTCTTCCACTGCTTCGGCTGCCAGGAGGGCGGCGACACCATCACGTTCGTGATGAAGGTCGACCACCTCTCCTTCTCGGAGGCGGTCGAGCGGCTCGCCGCCCAGGCCGGCATCACCCTTCGCTATGAGCAGGGCGGGTACAACCCCTCCCACCAGCGCGGCGAGCGCATCCGCCTGGTCGAGGCGCACAAGATCGCCGCCGAGTGGTACGCGGAGCAGCTGGCCACCAGCCCCGAGGCCGAGACCGGCCGGATCTTCCTCGCCGAGCGCGGCTTCGACCAGGCCGCCGCCGTCCACTTCGGTGTCGGCTACAGCCCCCAGGGCTGGGACCACCTCACGAGCTACCTTCGCGGCAAGGGCTTCACCGACAAGGAGCTGCTCCTCTCCGGACTGTCGCAGGAAAGCCGCCGCAACCCCATCGACCGTTTCCGTGGCCGCCTGATGTGGCCCATCCGGGACATCGCGGGGGACGTCGTCGGCTTCGGCGCCCGCAAGCTCTACGAGGCGGACAACGGCCCGAAGTACCTGAACACCCCCGACACGGCGATCTACAAGAAGTCCCAGGTCCTGTACGGCATCGACCTGGCCAAGCAACACATCGCCAAGGCCAGCCGGGCCGTCGTCGTCGAGGGCTACACCGACGTCATGGCCTGCCACCTCGCCGGCGTCACCACCGCCATCGCCACCTGCGGCACGGCCTTCGGCGGCGACCACATCAAGATCCTCCGCCGGCTGCTGATGGACAACGGCAGCGCACGCGTGATCTTCACCTTCGACGGCGACGCGGCCGGCCAGAAGGCGGCCCTGCGCGCCTTCGAGGACGACCAGAAGTTCGCCGCCGAGACATACATCGCGATCGCGCCGGACGGCATGGACCCGTGCGACCTGCGTCTCGCCAAGGGTGACGAGGCGGTCGCGGACCTGGCCGAGCCTCGCACCCCGCTGTTCAAGTTCGCGCTCCAACAGATCGTGCAGCGCTACGACCTGAACACGGCCGGGGGCCGGGCGGCGGCCCTGGACGAGGCGGCTCCCGTGGCCGCCCGGATCAAGGAGCGCACCGCGCGCCGCGAGATGGCTGTGGAGCTCGCGGGCCTGGTCGGCATCCTCGACCCGGAGTTCGTGGTGGACCGGGTCGGCTTCCTCCACCGACGCGGCTCCGGCCAGGGCCAGGGCCCGGCACCGAGAACCGGCCGCGCGGGGGAGCCCCAGGGAGTCACATCCGCCCGCCCCTTCGCGGGCCCACCCCTGACGCTGCGCAACCCGGCGGCGAAGACGGAACGCGAACTGCTCAAACTGGCCCTCCAGCGACCGGAGTTGGTCTCCCCGGCCTTCGACGCGTTCGAGGTCGACGAGTTCACCGCCGAGCCGTACGCCGCCGTGCGTCGGGTCATCGGTGACGCCGGCGGCGTCGAGTACGGCGTGCAGAACCCGCAGGACTACGTGGTCCAGGCCCGCGAGGTGGCGCCGGACGACGCCGTCCGCGCGATGGTCACCGAACTGGCCGTCGAACCGATCATGCGCCGCACGGTCGACGAGATGTACGCGGGCATGGTCCTGGTCACGGTCCGCCGCCGAGCGGTGGAGCGCCGCATCCTCGACGTCCAGTCCACCTTCACCCGCCTGTCGACCGTCGGAGACCCGGCGGCCCTGGCCGCCGCCCAGAACGAACTGTGGGTCCTCCAGCAGTACGACCAGGCGTTGCGGGAGCGCGGCGCGGAAGCGCTCTGAGGATTCCGCGGAACCCGACAGAACGCGCTTCCACGCCCTCTCAGCAGCGCATTCCCGGGAAAACACGAACGGCTGAGTGACCGATGGGTCACGCACCGGACGCAAAAAGTCACCGCACGCCCCTCGTGGCGGCTGTGTGTCGTACTCCACACTGGGTTCCGGTGCCTGAGTCCTCGGAGCGCGGCCGACCCGTCCCCCCACGGGTCCGAGATCCCCGCGGTTCCGCTCGATGAGTACGGGATGGACGGCGGCGGGGCCGCCGCGCCATCCCAGACGTACCGCTGTCGTACGCCTTGGCAGCGACATTCCTGGAGGTCGCCCCCGTGCAGACCCAGACCCTCGTCCAGAACGACAGCAGTACCGAGATCAGTACCGACGGCGCGGAGACCGACGCGGAGACCGACGTCATCACGGCGGTTCCCGCGCAGAGCCGCGCCGCGCACCACCCCGAGGCAGGCCCGGACGGCCCGCCCGAGGAACCGGCGGAGCTCGCGGAGCCCCCTGAGCCCGTCGAAGTACCGACGCGCGCGCGTGCCGACACCAGTGGCCCGTCCTCGGACCTGTTCCGCCAGTACCTCCGCGAGATCGGCCGTGTCCCGCTCCTGACGGCCGCCGAGGAGGTCGAACTCGCCCGCCGGGTCGAGGCAGGCCTGTTCGCGGAGGAGAAGCTGAGCAACACCCCCGATCTGGACAGCCAGTTGGCCCTCGACCTGGACCGTCTGGTCGTCATGGGCCGCATGGCCAAGCGCCGCCTGATCGAGGCGAACCTGCGGCTGGTCGTGTCTGTGGCGAAGCGTTACGTCGGCCGTGGCCTGACGATGCTCGACCTGGTCCAGGAGGGCAACCTGGGCCTCATCCGGGCGGTCGAGAAGTTCGACTACGCCCGCGGCTACAAGTTCTCCACGTACGCGACCTGGTGGATCCGCCAGGCCATGTCCCGGGCCCTCGCCGACCAGGCCCGGACGATCCGCGTCCCGGTCCACGTCGTGGAACTGATCAACCGCGTGGTCCGCGTCCAGCGCCGCATGCTCCAGGAGCGGGGCCACGAGCCGACCCCGGAGGAGGTGGCGGCCCACCTGGACCTGCTGCCCGAACGCGTCAGCGAGGTCCTCCGCCTCGCCCAGGAGCCGGTGTCCCTCCACGCGCCCGTGGGCGAGGAGGACGATGTGGCCCTCGGCGACCTCATCGAGGACGGCGACGCGACGAGCCCGGTCGAATCGGCGGCGTTCCTGCTCCTCCGCGAACACCTCGAAGCGGTCCTGTCGACCCTGGGCGAACGCGAACGCAAGGTCGTCCAACTCCGCTACGGCCTGGCGGACGGCCGCCCCCGCACGCTGGAGGAGATAGGTCGCATCTTCGGCGTGACCCGCGAACGCATCCGGCAGATCGAATCCAAAACCCTGAACAAACTCAGGGACCACGCCTTCGCGGACCAGCTGAGGGGCTACTTGGACTGAGAAGTCTCCGACAAGCTCCTGGGGCCGCGCTCTGCGGGCCTGGAAAGGCAGGGGCGCAGCCCCGTCTTTCCAGGGGCGCGGGGAACCGCGCGAGCAACCACGACGAACCCGCACCCGCCAACGCACCGACCCCACCCGAGCTCTCAGGCGCAGGCGGGGTCGAAGGGGCGGCCGCCCCTGGGGATGGGACGGGCAGGGGCGGCGGGGGCGAACCAAACCAGGCCCGCCCCCCCGGCGAACTCAATCCACCTCAGCCACAGCCTCCGCGAACTGCGCCTTGTACAACCGCGCATACGCCCCATCCGCCGCCAACAACTCGGCATGAGCGCCCTGCTCGACGATCGCCCCGTTCTCCATCACCAAAATCGTGTCGGCATCCCGAATCGTCGACAACCGATGCGCGATCACGAACGAGGTCCGCCCGTGCGCCAACTTGGCCATGGCCTTCTGGATCAGCACCTCGGTCCGCGTGTCCACGGAACTCGTCGCCTCGTCCAGCACCAGAATCACCGGATCGGACAGAAACGCCCGAGCGATGGTGATCAGCTGCTTCTCACCCGCGCTGACCCCCGTCCCCTCGTCGTCGATCACCGTGTCGTACCCGTCCGGCAACGTCCGCACGAACCGATCCGCGTGCGCCGCCCGAGCCGCCTCCTCGATCTCCCCCCGGCTGACCTTCCGCGACGTGGCCGCCCCGTACGCGATGTTCTCGGCGATGGTCCCCCCGAACAGCCAGGTGTCCTGAAGCACCATCCCGATGCCGTCCCGAAGCTCGTCCCGGGACATGGCCGCGATATCGACACCGTCCAGCGTGATACGCCCACCGGTGACCTCGTAGAACCGCATCAGCAGGTTCACCAGAGTCGTCTTCCCGGCCCCGGTCGGCCCCACGATCGCCACGGTGTGCCCAGGCTCGACGACCAGCGACAGATCCTCGATGAGCGGCTTCTCGGGCTCGTACCGGAAGGACACGCCCTCCAGCGCCACCCGCCCCCGCAGCTCCTCCGGCCGTACGCCGGGCACGGGGTCGGCCTGCTGCTCCTCCGCGTCCAGCAGCTCGAAGATCCGCTCGGCGGACGCCACACCCGACTGCACCAGGTTCGCCATCGAGGCCACCTGAGTCAGCGGCATCGAGAACTGGCGGGAGTACTGGATGAAGGCCTGCACATCACCGATCGACAGCGTGCCCGACGCGACCCGCAGTCCACCCACCACGGCCACCAGCACATAGTTGATGTTCGACACGAAGAACATCAGCGGCTGCATGATCCCGCTGTTGAACTGGGCCTTGAACCCGGCCTCGTACAGCCGGTCGTTCTCCTCCGCGAACCGCCGCGCGGACTCCTCCTGCCGCCCGAACACCTTCACGAGCGTGTGCCCGGTGTACATCTCCTCGATGTGCGCGTTGAGCTTCCCGGTGACCCGCCACTGCGCCACGAAGTGCGGTTGCGACCGCTTGCCCACCCGCGTGGCGATGACGAACGACAGCGGCACGGTCACCAACGCGACCAGCGCCAGCAACGGCGACACCCAGAACATCATCACCAGCACACCGATGATCGTCAGCAGCGAGTTGATGAGCTGCCCCATCGACTGCTGCAACGTCTGCCCGATGTTGTCGATGTCGTTCGTCGCCCGGCTCAGCACCTCACCCCGCTGCCGCTGGTCGAAGTACGACAGCGGCAGCCGCGACAGCTTCGCCTGAAGCTCCTCGCGCATCCGGTACACGGTCCGGTTGATGGCCCGGTTGGAGAGCCGCGTGGACACCGCCA belongs to Streptomyces graminofaciens and includes:
- a CDS encoding SanA/YdcF family protein, giving the protein MRGVLRRVERRLRLPRMPRTRAGRRRAVQVVMLLCVLALLPATWMFTAADGRLRTTADVPRTKVAMVFGAGLWNGEPSPYLARRLNAAAELYRSGRVEVLLVTGDNSRKEYDEPDAMRTYLTEHGVPDKRIVSDYAGFDTWDSCVRAKKIFGVDRAILISQAFHIRRAVALCQEAGVESYGVGVQDRHDETWYYGATRELFAAGKASLDALFEPDPRFLGPEEPGVAQALASDR
- the dnaG gene encoding DNA primase; its protein translation is MAGRINDEDVKAVRDAVPIDAVVSEYLQLRNAGGGNLKGLCPFHDEKSPSFQVSPSKGLFHCFGCQEGGDTITFVMKVDHLSFSEAVERLAAQAGITLRYEQGGYNPSHQRGERIRLVEAHKIAAEWYAEQLATSPEAETGRIFLAERGFDQAAAVHFGVGYSPQGWDHLTSYLRGKGFTDKELLLSGLSQESRRNPIDRFRGRLMWPIRDIAGDVVGFGARKLYEADNGPKYLNTPDTAIYKKSQVLYGIDLAKQHIAKASRAVVVEGYTDVMACHLAGVTTAIATCGTAFGGDHIKILRRLLMDNGSARVIFTFDGDAAGQKAALRAFEDDQKFAAETYIAIAPDGMDPCDLRLAKGDEAVADLAEPRTPLFKFALQQIVQRYDLNTAGGRAAALDEAAPVAARIKERTARREMAVELAGLVGILDPEFVVDRVGFLHRRGSGQGQGPAPRTGRAGEPQGVTSARPFAGPPLTLRNPAAKTERELLKLALQRPELVSPAFDAFEVDEFTAEPYAAVRRVIGDAGGVEYGVQNPQDYVVQAREVAPDDAVRAMVTELAVEPIMRRTVDEMYAGMVLVTVRRRAVERRILDVQSTFTRLSTVGDPAALAAAQNELWVLQQYDQALRERGAEAL
- a CDS encoding ABC transporter ATP-binding protein — encoded protein: MAGPLARMAGAGGPDQHSMDFKGSGKRLLAQFRPERFTMYAMLVCGVLSVGMSVLGPWILGKATDLVFAGVVGREMPAGRTKAEVLEGMRAGGDGGVADMLQGTDFTPGKGIDFGAVGGVLLVALGIFLVAGLLMAVSTRLSNRAINRTVYRMREELQAKLSRLPLSYFDQRQRGEVLSRATNDIDNIGQTLQQSMGQLINSLLTIIGVLVMMFWVSPLLALVALVTVPLSFVIATRVGKRSQPHFVAQWRVTGKLNAHIEEMYTGHTLVKVFGRQEESARRFAEENDRLYEAGFKAQFNSGIMQPLMFFVSNINYVLVAVVGGLRVASGTLSIGDVQAFIQYSRQFSMPLTQVASMANLVQSGVASAERIFELLDAEEQQADPVPGVRPEELRGRVALEGVSFRYEPEKPLIEDLSLVVEPGHTVAIVGPTGAGKTTLVNLLMRFYEVTGGRITLDGVDIAAMSRDELRDGIGMVLQDTWLFGGTIAENIAYGAATSRKVSRGEIEEAARAAHADRFVRTLPDGYDTVIDDEGTGVSAGEKQLITIARAFLSDPVILVLDEATSSVDTRTEVLIQKAMAKLAHGRTSFVIAHRLSTIRDADTILVMENGAIVEQGAHAELLAADGAYARLYKAQFAEAVAEVD
- a CDS encoding RNA polymerase sigma factor, which translates into the protein MQTQTLVQNDSSTEISTDGAETDAETDVITAVPAQSRAAHHPEAGPDGPPEEPAELAEPPEPVEVPTRARADTSGPSSDLFRQYLREIGRVPLLTAAEEVELARRVEAGLFAEEKLSNTPDLDSQLALDLDRLVVMGRMAKRRLIEANLRLVVSVAKRYVGRGLTMLDLVQEGNLGLIRAVEKFDYARGYKFSTYATWWIRQAMSRALADQARTIRVPVHVVELINRVVRVQRRMLQERGHEPTPEEVAAHLDLLPERVSEVLRLAQEPVSLHAPVGEEDDVALGDLIEDGDATSPVESAAFLLLREHLEAVLSTLGERERKVVQLRYGLADGRPRTLEEIGRIFGVTRERIRQIESKTLNKLRDHAFADQLRGYLD
- a CDS encoding deoxyguanosinetriphosphate triphosphohydrolase — its product is MEGENHISPPGYDPTSAERWVTEPDKRPGRTAFQRDRARVLHSAALRRLAGKTQVVTPGTRSQAWDASPRTRLTHSLECAQVGRELGAALGCDPDLVEAACLSHDLGHPPFGHNGEQALNEFAEDCGGFEGNAQSLRLLTRIEPKRFTAEGTRSVGLNLTRATLDAATKYPWSRGSHPTDPKSPKFGVYEDDRPVFDWVREGAPGTRTTFEAQVMDWSDDVAYSVHDLEDGLHAGHIDPNVLQAEPERQAVFEVARGRYVPADTDPAELAEALDRLLDQEWWPHGYDGSAVAQARLKDATSQLIGRFCLAAEGATRQAYGSGRLSRYAAELVVPHGTRLECAVLKAVADRYVMQRAEQARLRADQRIVVAELAEALTARAPDGLEPQFRATFDRAPDDRARKRVIVDQIASLTDASARTLHARLTRRV
- a CDS encoding NAD(P)/FAD-dependent oxidoreductase, producing MVDADQTFVIVGGGLAGAKAAETLRAEGFTGRVILICDERDHPYERPPLSKGYLLGKEERDSVFVHEPSWYARNDIELHLGQTVDAIDRTAKTVRFGDDGTLVHYDKLLLATGAEPRRLDIPGTDLAGVHHLRRLAHAERLKGVLTALGRDNGHLVIAGAGWIGLEVAAAAREYGAEVTVVEPEATPLHGVLGPELGNLFAELHREHGVRFHFGAKLTGIVGQDGMVLAARTDTGDEHPAHDVLAAIGAAPRVGLAEAAGLEIADRAHGGGVVVDAQLRTSDPSIYAAGDVVSFPHALFDTRLRVEHWANALNGGPAAARAMLGRDVTYDRVPYFFSDQYDMGMEYSGWAPPGSYDQVVIRGDAGKREFIAFWVKEGRVLAGMNVNVWDVTEPIQRLIRSRARVDVEALSSPQVSLEGLIP
- a CDS encoding sirohydrochlorin chelatase → MTATHQRTTQPAGQLGRVSRDGTRRRPAAPALVLVAHGSRDPRALATVRALIDRVREQRPGLSVHLGHIELNEPLLPDTLAALGDREAVLVPLLLSRGYHVKQDIPEMAAAAEARTRVAAPLGPHPLLVETLHTRLVEAGWRTGTNERAAVVLAAAGSRDPEAAVDAGRTAALLADRLGVPVVNAYASAAAPTVHEAVRSLTASGHHRIAVASYFTAPGRFATECANAAPRIAAAPLGAHPAMARLVLHRYDEAMATPGTIVQRALAGAPL